A genome region from Macaca nemestrina isolate mMacNem1 chromosome 20, mMacNem.hap1, whole genome shotgun sequence includes the following:
- the BICRA gene encoding BRD4-interacting chromatin-remodeling complex-associated protein isoform X3 — protein sequence MDDEDGRCLLDVICDPQALNDFLHGSEKLDSDDLLDNPGEAQSAFYEGPGLHVQEASGNHLNPEPNQPAPSVDLDFLEDDILGSPAPGGGGGGGGGADQPCDILQQSLQEANITEQTLEAEAELDLGPFQLPTLQPADGGAGPTGAGGAAAVAAGPQALFPGGTDLLGLQGPPTVLTHQALVPPQDVVNKALSVQPFLQPVGLGNVTLQPIPGLQGLPNGSPGGATAATLGLAPIQVVGQPVMALNTPTSQLLAKQVPVSGYLASAAGPSEPVTLASAGVSPQGAGLVIQKNLPAAVATTLNGNSVFGGAGAASAPSGAPSGQPLAVAPGLGSSPLVPAPNVILHRTPTPIQPKPAGVLPPKLYQLTPKPFASAGATLTIQGEPGALPQQPKAPQNLTFMAAGKAGQNVVLSGFPAPALQANVFKQPPATTTGAAPPQPPGALSKPMSVHLLNQGSSIVIPAQHMLPGQNQFLLPGAPAVQLPQQLSALPANVGGQILAAAAPHTGGQLIANPILTNQNLAGPLSLGPVLAPHSGAHSAHILSAAPIQVGQPALFQMPVSLAAGSLPTQSQPAPAGPAATTVLQGVTLPPSAVAMLNTPDGLVQPATPAAATGEAAPVLTVQPAPQAPPAVSTPLPLGLQQPQAQQPPQAPTPQAAAPPQATTPQPSPGLASSPEKIVLGQPPSATPTAILTQDSLQMFLPQMVTTPFPALPQPKALLERFHQVPSGIILQNKTAGGPAAPQTATSLGPLTSPTASVLVSGQAPSGTPTAPSHAPAPAPMATTGLPPLLPAENKAFASNLPTLNVAKAASSGPGKTSGLQYESKLSGLKKPPTLQPSKEACFLEHLHKHQGSVLHPDYKTAFPSFEDALHRLLPYHVYQGALPSPNDYHKVDEEFETVSTQLLKRTQAMLNKYRLLLLEESRRVSPSAEMVMIDRMFIQEEKTTLALDKQLAKEKPDEYVSSSRSLGLPVAASSEGHRLPGHGPPSSSAPGASAQPPPHLPTKLVIRHGGAGGSPSVTWARASSSLSSSSSSSSSAASSLDADEDGPMPSRNRPPIKTYEARSRIGLKLKIKQEAGLSKVVHNTALDPVHQPPPPPAALKVAEPPPRPPPPPPPTGQMNGTVDHPPPAAPERKPLGTAPHCPRLPLRKTYRENVGGPGAPEGTPAGRARGGSPAPLPAKVDEATSGLIRELAAVEDELYQRMLKGAPPEPAASAAQGTGDPDWEAPALPPAKRRKSESPDVDQASFSSDSPQDDTLTEHLQSAIDSILNLQQAPGRTPAPPYPHAAPAGTPASPPPLHRPEAYPPSSHNGGLGARTLTR from the exons ATGGATGATGAGGATGGGAGATGCTTACTAGACGTGATTTG TGATCCACAGGCCCTCAATGACTTCTTGCATGGATCTGAGAAG CTTGACAGTGATGACCTCCTGGATAATCCTGGGGAGGCCCAAAGTGCCTTCTATGAAGGTCCTGGG ctccatgtgCAAGAAGCTTCTGGCAACCACCTGAACCCAGAGCCCAACCAGCCGGCCCCCAGTGTGGACCTAGACTTCCTGGAAGATGACATCCTGGGCTCTCCTGCGCCagggggcggcggcgggggcggtgGGGGCGCTGACCAGCCCTGTGACATCCTCCAGCAGAGCCTCCAGGAGgccaacatcacagagcagacgCTGGAGGCCGAGGCTGAGCTGGACCTGGGTCCCTTCCAGCTGCCCACCCTGCAGCCTGCCGATGGTGGAGCAGGCCCCACAGGCGCTGGAGGGGCGGCGGCCGTGGCTGCAGGGCCCCAGGCCCTCTTCCCAGGCGGCACCGACCTGCTGGGGCTGCAGGGCCCGCCCACCGTGCTGACCCACCAGGCCCTGGTGCCGCCCCAGGACGTGGTCAACAAAGCCCTGAGTGTTCAGCCCTTCTTGCAGCCTGTGGGCCTGGGCAACGTGACACTGCAGCCCATCCCGGGCCTCCAAGGCCTGCCCAATGGCAGCCCTGGGGGCGCCACGGCGGCCACGCTGGGCCTGGCGCCCATCCAGGTGGTGGGCCAGCCCGTCATGGCGCTCAACACGCCCACCTCCCAGCTCCTGGCCAAGCAGGTGCCCGTCAGCGGCTACCTGGCCTCGGCGGCCGGCCCCTCAGAGCCCGTGACCCTGGCGTCGGCCGGTGTCTCGCCACAGGGGGCTGGCCTGGTCATCCAGAAGAACCTCCCGGCCGCTGTGGCCACCACGCTCAATGGGAACTCTGTGTTCGGAGGCGCCGGGGCCGCGTCGGCTCCCAGCGGGGCGCCCTCGGGACAGCCGCTGGCGGTGGCCCCAGGCCTCGGCTCGTCGCCGCTGGTCCCGGCGCCCAACGTGATCCTGCATCGCACGCCCACGCCCATCCAGCCCAAGCCCGCGGGGGTGCTGCCCCCCAAGCTCTACCAGCTGACACCCAAGCCGTTCGCGTCCGCGGGCGCCACGCTCACCATCCAGGGAGAGCCGGGGGCACTCCCGCAGCAGCCCAAGGCCCCACAGAACCTGACGTTCATGGCGGCGGGGAAGGCGGGCCAGAACGTGGTGCTGTCGGGCTTCCCAGCGCCTGCGCTGCAGGCGAATGTCTTCAAGCAGCCACCGGCCACCACCACCGGGGCGGCCCCGCCGCAGCCCCCCGGAGCCCTGAGCAAGCCCATGAGCGTCCACCTCCTGAACCAAGGCAGCAGCATCGTCATCCCCGCCCAGCACATGCTGCCGGGCCAGAACCAGTTCCTACTGCCTGGCGCCCCCGCGGTCCAGCTCCCGCAGCAGCTCTCAGCCCTGCCGGCCAACGTGGGCGGGCAGATCCTGGCAGCCGCTGCCCCCCACACGGGTGGACAGCTCATCGCGAATCCCATCCTCACCAACCAGAACCTGGCGGGCCCACTGAGCCTGGGCCCCGTGTTGGCCCCCCACTCTGGGGCCCATAGTGCGCACATCCTCTCCGCCGCCCCCATCCAGGTGGGCCAGCCTGCGCTCTTCCAGATGCCCGTGTCGCTGGCGGCGGGCAGCCTGCCCACGCAGAGCCAGCCAGCGCCCGCCGGGCCGGCCGCCACCACCGTCCTCCAGGGGGTCACCCTGCCCCCCAGCGCCGTGGCCATGCTCAACACCCCTGACGGCCTGGTGCAGCCGGCCACCCCTGCTGCCGCCACCGGGGAGGCTGCGCCCGTCCTCACGGTGCAGCCTGCCCCCCAGGCGCCCCCGGCGGTCAGCACACCCCTGCCCCTGGGCCTCCAGCAGCCGCAGGCGCAGCAGCCCCCGCAGGCCCCCACCCCACAGGCCGCTGCCCCGCCTCAGGCCACcaccccccagcccagccctggcctGGCGTCTAGCCCGGAGAAGATCGTCCTGGGACAGCCGCCGTCTGCCACACCTACGGCCATCCTCACTCAGGACTCCCTGCAGATGTTCCTGCCCCAG ATGGTGACCACCCCCTTCCCAGCGCTGCCCCAGCCGAAGGCTCTTCTCGAGAGATTTCACCAG GTGCCGTCCGGAATCATTCTACAGAACAAGACTGCGGGGGGCCCTGCTGCCCCGCAGACTGCCACCAGCCTGGGGCCCCTCACCAGCCCCACTGCTTCTGTGCTGGTCAGTGGGCAGGCCCCATCCGGGACCCCCACCGCCCCCAGCCACGCCCCCGCCCCGGCGCCCATGGCTACCACAG GCCTCCCTCCTCTGCTTCCGGCCGAGAACAAGGCTTTTGCCAGCAACCTCCCGACCCTGAATGTGGCCAAGGCCGCTTCCTCTGGGCCAGGGAAGACCTCTGGGCTGCAG TACGAGAGCAAGCTGAGTGGCCTGAAGAAGCCCCCAACACTTCAGCCCAGCAAGGAAGCCTG TTTCCTGGAGCATTTGCACAAACACCAGGGCTCCGTCCTGCACCCCGACTACAAGACGGCCTTCCCCTCCTTCGAGGACGCCCTGCATCGCCTTCTGCCCTACCATGTCTACCAGGgcgccctcccctcccccaatgACTACCACAaag TGGATGAGGAGTTTGAGACGGTCTCCACGCAGCTGCTGAAACGCACCCAGGCCATGCTCAATAAATACCGGCTCCTGCTCCTAGAGGAGTCCCGG AGGGTGAGCCCCTCAGCGGAGATGGTAATGATCGACCGAATGTTCATTCAGGAGGAGAAGACCACCCTTGCCTTGGATAAACAGCTGGCCAAGGAGAAGCCAG ACGAGTACGTGTCTTCCTCCCGCTCACTCGGCCTCCCCGTTGCAGCCTCTTCTGAGGGTCATCGGCTCCCCGGCCACGGCCCCCCGTCGTCTTCAGCTCCCGGGGCCTCCGCCCAGCCCCCTCCACACCTGCCCACCAAGCTTGTGATCCGGCATGGCGGGGCAGGCGGCTCCCCTTCGGTCACCTGGGCCCGGGCGtcctcctccctgtcctcctcctcctcctcctcctcctctgccgcCTCCTCCTTGGACGCCGATGAGGATGGCCCCATGCCCTCGCGCAACCGCCCGCCTATCAAGACGTACGAGGCCCGGAGCCGCATTGGGCTCAAGCTTAAAATCAAGCAGGAAGCCGGTCTCAGCAAGGTCGTGCACAACACGGCCCTGGACCCCGTGCACCAGCCCCCGCCTCCCCCCGCCGCCCTCAAGGTGGCTGAGCCCCCGCCAaggccgccgccgccaccgccaccCACGGGCCAGATGAATGGCACGGTGGACCACCCGCCGCCTGCCGCCCCCGAGCGCAAGCCCCTGGGCACCGCCCCGCATTGCCCGCGCCTGCCACTGCGCAAGACCTACCGCGAGAACGTGGGGGGCCCTGGCGCGCCAGAGGGGACGCCCGCAGGCAGGGCACGAGGAGGCAGCCCGGCGCCGCTGCCCGCCAAAGTGGACGAGGCCACCAGCGGGCTCATCCGCGAGCTGGCGGCCGTGGAAGATGAGTTGTACCAGCGTATGCTGAAGGGCGCCCCACCAGAGCCCGCAGCCAGCGCCGCCCAAGGCACTGGGGACCCCGACTGGGAGGCGCCCGCGCTGCCCCCTGCCAAGCGGCGCAAGTCAGAGTCGCCCGATGTGGACCAGGCCAGCTTCTCCAGCGACAGCCCGCAGGATGACACGCTCACCGAGCACCTGCAGAGCGCCATCGACAGTATCCTGAACCTGCAGCAGGCCCCCGGCCGGACGCCCGCGCCCCCGTACCCCCACGCTGCCCCGGCCGGCACGCCCGCCTCCCCGCCGCCCCTGCACAGGCCCGAGGCCTACCCGCCCTCCAGTCACAACGGCGGCCTCGGCGCCAGGACGTTGACCAGATAA